One segment of Triticum aestivum cultivar Chinese Spring chromosome 2A, IWGSC CS RefSeq v2.1, whole genome shotgun sequence DNA contains the following:
- the LOC123190360 gene encoding exocyst complex component SEC15A, with protein sequence MTAQTKKRSPVESGDAAIGTALVGFVSNNEDLGPIVRHAFESGRPEALFHNLRGIAKRKEVEIEELCRLHYEEFILAVDELRGVLVDADELKGALSGENLRLQEVASALLLKLDELLELYAANKNVGEALATLKICLQVTSLCQSCNRDIAQGKFHTVLKTLELIEKDHLQNIPLKLLKNVVQKKIPMMKLYIEKKVSNEFNEWLVYIRKFAMEIGQASIRQASLDRQKDERMRAWQREAEECSRGGFDEHAYALDLEYIDEESTLEFDLTPVYRAYNIHISLGLGDKFREYYYSNRLMQLNLDMQISTTQPFLESHQHFLAQVAGFFIVENRVLRTAEGLLSDSQVDTMWEASISKVTSFLEEQFALMDAANHHLLVKDYVSLLAATMKKYGYQVTSLLEVLDKNRDRYHELLVSDCRKQIQGVFAKDSHERMVIEKENDYNMNVAACQLEPIHAVPDLPYVAPFSSSVPGACRIIRSFIEDLVSYLSYGVVVNSYDVVKGYLDKLLIEVLNDGLLKLIHNGSLEIAQLVQIAGNIAILERSCDMFLLHAAQLCGLPKRLLGKPHSGLTARAVLKASQNAAFNGLITSANSRIDEFMLLLTSIDWTTEETPEHANDYMNEVLIYLDMVVSTAQLILPKEALFKVISGSLSHISDSIITVLLSDRVKRLSINAVVGIDIDLKLLEEFAEDRFHTTGLSALKKETSFKDCLVEIRQLTNLLLSNHAESFMNAVIREKSYASLDHKKVAIICDKFRDAPDSLFGSLSSRNMVQSARKKSLDVLKRRLKDFN encoded by the coding sequence ATGACTGCGCAGACCAAGAAGAGGAGCCCTGTGGAGAGTGGGGATGCTGCTATCGGCACGGCTCTCGTTGGCTTCGTCTCCAATAACGAGGATTTGGGTCCCATTGTGCGGCATGCTTTTGAATCCGGAAGGCCTGAGGCTCTCTTCCACAACCTCAGGGGTATCGCCAAGAGGAAGGAGGTTGAGATCGAGGAGCTCTGTAGGCTTCACTATGAGGAATTCATCCTCGCGGTCGATGAGCTGCGTGGGGTGCTGGTCGATGCTGATGAGCTCAAGGGCGCGCTGTCGGGTGAGAATCTGCGCTTGCAGGAGGTTGCTAGTGCCCTGCTTCTGAAGCTCGATGAGCTTCTCGAGTTGTATGCGGCGAATAAGAATGTTGGGGAAGCGCTTGCAACATTGAAGATCTGTCTGCAGGTCACCAGCCTGTGTCAGTCGTGCAACAGGGACATTGCCCAAGGCAAGTTTCACACTGTGCTGAAGACTTTGGAGCTGATTGAGAAGGACCACCTGCAGAATATTCCTCTGAAGCTTCTTAAAAATGTTGTTCAGAAAAAGATACCGATGATGAAGCTGTACATCGAGAAGAAAGTTTCCAATGAGTTTAATGAGTGGCTTGTGTATATCAGAAAGTTTGCAATGGAGATTGGACAGGCCTCGATACGCCAGGCCTCTTTGGATCGTCAGAAAGATGAGCGAATGCGTGCCTGGCAGAGGGAAGCAGAAGAATGTAGTCGTGGGGGGTTTGATGAGCATGCTTATGCCTTGGATCTGGAGTACATAGATGAAGAGTCAACACTAGAATTTGATCTTACTCCAGTATACCGAGCATACAACATCCACATATCCCTTGGCCTTGGGGACAAGTTTCGAGAATATTACTACAGTAACAGGCTCATGCAGCTTAACTTGGACATGCAAATTTCTACAACACAACCCTTCCTCGAGTCCCACCAGCACTTCCTTGCTCAGGTAGCTGGATTTTTTATTGTTGAAAACCGTGTTCTTCGAACTGCAGAGGGACTTCTATCTGATAGCCAGGTTGACACAATGTGGGAGGCATCTATTTCTAAGGTCACCTCTTTTCTAGAGGAACAGTTTGCACTCATGGATGCAGCTAACCACCACCTCCTTGTAAAAGATTATGTCTCTCTTCTAGCTGCAACCATGAAGAAGTATGGGTATCAAGTCACATCTTTGCTTGAAGTTCTTGACAAAAACAGGGACAGATATCATGAGCTGCTTGTTTCAGATTGTCGGAAGCAGATACAAGGTGTCTTTGCTAAGGACTCGCATGAAAGGATGGTTATAGAGAAGGAAAATGActacaacatgaatgttgcagcatGTCAACTTGAACCCATTCACGCAGTGCCGGATTTGCCATATGTTGCGCCATTTTCCTCATCAGTTCCCGGTGCTTGCCGTATTATCCGTTCCTTCATTGAGGATTTGGTAAGCTACTTGTCATATGGTGTAGTGGTCAACTCCTATGATGTGGTGAAAGGATACCTAGACAAGCTTTTAATTGAGGTACTAAATGACGGTCTTCTGAAGTTGATACATAATGGTAGTTTGGAAATCGCACAGCTGGTACAGATTGCAGGAAATATTGCCATCCTTGAGCGGTCATGTGACATGTTCCTTTTGCATGCTGCCCAACTTTGTGGACTTCCTAAACGGCTGCTTGGGAAGCCTCATTCTGGTTTGACTGCTAGGGCTGTGCTCAAGGCCTCCCAAAACGCAGCGTTCAATGGATTAATAACCTCGGCCAATTCCAGAATTGATGAATTCATGCTGCTGCTGACCAGCATCGATTGGACAACAGAGGAAACTCCAGAACATGCAAATGACTACATGAATGAAGTGCTCATCTACCTTGACATGGTGGTATCGACTGCACAGCTGATTCTGCCAAAAGAGGCCCTCTTCAAGGTCATTTCTGGTTCACTCAGCCACATCTCAGACTCCATAATAACAGTTCTTCTCAGCGACAGGGTGAAAAGGTTGAGCATCAATGCGGTTGTAGGTATTGACATTGACCTGAAACTGTTAGAGGAGTTTGCAGAAGACAGATTTCACACCACTGGGTTGTCGGCCCTTAAAAAGGAAACAAGTTTTAAAGATTGCCTTGTCGAGATTAGGCAGCTGACTAATCTTCTGCTGAGCAACCACGCCGAGAGCTTCATGAACGCTGTGATCAGGGAGAAGAGTTATGCGTCCTTGGACCACAAGAAGGTAGCCATCATCTGCGACAAGTTTCGGGATGCTCCTGACAGTCTGTTTGGGAGCCTTTCGAGTAGAAACATGGTGCAGAGTGCTCGGAAGAAGTCCTTGGATGTGCTGAAGAGAAGGTTGAAAGATTTTAACTGA